A DNA window from Vigna angularis cultivar LongXiaoDou No.4 chromosome 1, ASM1680809v1, whole genome shotgun sequence contains the following coding sequences:
- the LOC108342323 gene encoding uncharacterized protein LOC108342323, which translates to MAALPHSLNDDPVSHINDNLASHLCFRCGWFAFTAGNGIISLCPKAFRKQIYNQPSMASIFVGCFTVASSFEFWDWMDCTSIVVGSFHPFFAGDCLFNRSTL; encoded by the exons ATGGCAGCCCTACCTCACTCTCTCAACGACGACCCTGTATCCCATATTAACGACAACCTTGCATCTCATCTTTGCTTTAG GTGTGGCTGGTTTGCTTTCACGGCAGGCAATGGAATTATAAGTCTGTGCCCGAAAGCCTTTCGGAAACAAATTTACAACCAACCATCAATGGCTTCTATCTTTGTTGGGTGTTTCACTGTTGCTTCTTCTTTTG AGTTTTGGGATTGGATGGATTGTACCTCCATTGTTGTGGGCTCTTTCCATCCATTTTTTGCTGGGGACTGCTTATTCAATCGAT CTACCCTGTGA
- the LOC108341381 gene encoding cysteine-rich receptor-like protein kinase 7: MSIMYAFLASAPAAIYSARFCTDQTFYSSDTKFQSNLNTLLSSLVSNFSLPSNSGFHRASVDDIDGRFLYRDDVNAIVCHGCVAAAATNITRLCPNDTEFYIWYIECTLIYSNNTFNNDDEDEHHHRPHYCLASAIRCMTKTNRDASSTTTSIKP; this comes from the coding sequence ATGTCTATTATGTATGCTTTTCTTGCATCTGCACCAGCAGCCATTTACAGTGCCCGCTTCTGCACCGATCAAACCTTTTACTCATCCGACACCAAATTTCAATCCAACTTGAATACCCTCCTCTCTTCTCTTGTTTCAAACTTCTCCCTTCCCTCCAACAGCGGTTTCCACCGAGCCTCCGTCGACGATATCGACGGCCGTTTCCTCTACCGCGACGACGTCAACGCGATCGTCTGCCATGGCTGCGTCGCCGCAGCAGCAACCAACATAACTCGCCTTTGTCCCAACGATACCGAGTTCTACATCTGGTACATCGAGTGTACGCTAATCTACTCCAACAACACCTTCAACAATGATGACGAAGACGAACACCACCATAGACCACATTACTGTCTTGCTTCCGCCATCCGCTGCATGACGAAGACGAACAGAGATGCATCTTCAACCACAACTTCGATTAAACCTTAA